The genomic region AGGACAGTCAGACACAGCACAGCTGGTCACATACATCCAAACAGAACTTGACTTAATCCTGTAAAATACAAACAGGTCtatacaaaatacagaaaagacatgcaagtggAGGCATCACCAACCTCCTCCGGGAATCTGGCAGGACAAACGGCACGGCAGAACCCATTCTTGCTCCCGTACTCCACATGCTGGTCTAGCATCATCGAGTGGGCAAAGCGGTTGTAGCGtttctcccactcactctctctgctGAAGTCTCTGTTCTGAATCTCTCTGCTGAAGTCTCTGTTCTGAATCTGACGCAGAAGCTGAGGCGACAGTACCGACAGCACAGCGTCAACCTGAGGAATGTCACCAATGTTCAGTCATtcaaatcataaaaacactattGAAACTCCccttaacttccactagagcttgttGAAAGTGAGAGACACAGCACTGCAACACATAAGAACAGCATCCTCTTAGGAAAATGTTCCTGCTGTGTGTGGATTTGTGAGAGAAAAGTACACAGTTGTTTTGCAGGAGTGAAGCCATTCTGAAAGATAATGTGTCACCTTTTGGAGAAATGTGCCTGTGTgttacaggcacacacacacacacacatacacacacacacacacacacacacacacacacacacacacacacacacacacacacacacacacactgacttgcATCATCCCCATGTCAAGACAAGGTGGGATGGAGTCTTTATGTACCTTGATGAACCACTTGTGGATGCTGTTCCATGGATCACACCTCAGGCTGCTCTTAACTTGTGTTCTTCTTAGACTCTTGCAGAAGCAACACATACAATCTGTTGCCCTCCATGGGATTCCTCAGCTGAGATGCAAGCTGTGGGAAGAATCAAACCAATAATGAAGGCTCTCTCTAGGTAATAAATGCAGCCAGTGAAGCAAGACTTCCTGGAAGCAATACAAAGCATGTCACTTCTACAGGGATCATCAACATCTTACTGGAAAATATGTAAACTTATTCTCTTATGCCAAGCAAAATCATGgcatctcacaacacaaggaattTCCTTATCTTCAGATCTGCTCCAAACTAATTTAATTTGTTCCTCCTGTCAGCTAATGAGTAAAGTTGAGGCATTCCCACCACCAAGATCTGACTGTGTGAAGCACACCTGTCAGCTAGTgagtaaaggaatgaaagtgagATAACTCCAGGAGGTCCCTTTCCCCTCAGCTCACCAGTCAGGTCACCAGTCAATTAGATCTGGTCCAAACTATGTGaagtacgaggtgtgtcattaaagttccaggactggtgccacacaagttttatttcacatccaggctacaaactataggttatctccttcgaagtaatccccctggcaccgcatgcacttgtccatccttctctgccaggcttgcatgcactgctggaaggattcttgcgggatgctcctcagctccgtcgtcacggcctttttgatgtcgtccgcatcatcaaaacgggtccccttcatgacctccttgagcttggggaagaggaagaagtcgcacggagcgaggtcaggtgagtagggcggttgctccagcacggcgatgttcttcttggccaagaactctctgatgctcagggcattgtgagcaggcgcattgtcgtggtgaagcagccacgagttgccctgccacaactcccgcctcttctcgcgcactgcacgaagcagacgccgcagtacttctttgtacacatgttggttgactgtctggccctgtggcaagaactcgcagtggacgatgcccctcacatcgaagaaagcgatcaacatgaccttgaagctggacctggactgccttgctttcttcggccgtggcgacgccggactcttccattgaaggctctggcgtttggtctccgggtcgtactcaaatacccaggactcatcgccggtgatgactctcctgagcaagtctggttcagtttccagacgctcgaggatgtcctgacacacctgcatgcgtcgtcccttctggtcatcgttcaggagtctcggcaccatcttcgcacagactttccgcatgcccagatcttcagtgataatcttccacacgctgttgtggttcatgccaagctcatctgcgatctttcgaacagtcaaccgacgatcgtcacgcaccatctgcttgacacgctcaacattggcctcattcctgctcgttgagggtcttccactcctggggtcatcttccacgtcctcccggccctctttgaacctcttgcaccactcaaaaacacgtgagcgtgacattgtctcatccccgtacactttttgcagcatacccagtgcttctgacggcgttttccccaactgcaccaaaaacttcaagtttgttcgctgttcagcgctcattgttaaacgacctgcaacagaggacatgattttaaaagcacgtaagaaaaagattagtgactgtagagggttgggagcgcagttgtatactccagaaggattactttgaaggggaaatatggtggtttgtggcttgggtttgaaattcatcttttaggacaccagtcctggaactttaatgacacacctcgtacacCTCCACTCaacaagtgaatgaaggaatgaaattaAGATACCCCTAgcatttccatctctttccctgaGCTAAGGTTGCCAGCacagcctgactgactgacccacctGCAGTGCATCCTCCCTGGTGTCCTGGGCatggatcaccaccacctttgacTGGAACCCTGACTGCTTGCCATCCACACTGTCCAAGCAAgattccaccaccagcacctgcgAATCCCTCTGGATAGACAGTGAAGGTCTTAGCAGCATCATTCCTTGGCTCTGTGAATAATGTGACAGATTTCAACACAGTGTTCTCAAGATTTCAATAGTCAATATCTTCCATGGTTACACAGGCCCACAGTCTTATCAAACAAACTTCCAATTGATTTATTATAACTAATTAATCAGACATTTGAATCAAGTGACTGAGATGTCAGGGAGTCAAGACAGGCTCGTGCAGTAGTGGCCAGTCAAAGCAGCAGAGTGCAAGGAACTAATTCTcaaagagtggtggatgaaaagaacagactcagtaatcaggttgttagtgctgagtcactagggagattttaaaagaagatacacAAATCTAGGGAAAGGGATAAGTAGAAATAGGTAGACACATTCAATTCGGGAAGTGCCATGtgcaggcctgatggctccttgcagctcCCCTCATGTTCTCATGTTGTTATGTTCGCCAAGACACTGAAGCGACTCACTCGGGCGCACAAACTTCTCCAGCTTGGAGAGAATGTCTCGGCGGTTGTCCTCAAGTAGGGTCTTCAGGAACCTCTTAACAGTAAGGTCCTGGAAGTGTGGGCACTCCTCCATCGTGGTGAACACAGCGTGGGTGAAGGCATCGCTTCTCAGGCACCGCTGCAAAGTATTACAGCCTCCCTTAACAACATGTACATGcttacaaacattttattttatcatttaactcaaaagaaagaaagaaagaaaaaaaggagtgaacATTTGTAGGGTGTTTGTCATTGCCACCTAGTGAagagtaaggaggaaaagaagtaagaatatatatagaagaagaagaagaagaagaagaagaaagaaaaaaaaaaaagaaatacatgtttggtaatagaaaataataacaaaaacaaggaaactgTTTCGATAGATATAATGAACACTAAGTGATgaagcacacacatacacacacacacacacacacacacacacacacacacacacacacacacacacacacacacacacacacacacacacaccccgtgAATACAAAGGGGTTAAGTTGTAATGAAGAAATACATCTGGAAATAGAGTTACAAGTCTAGTGCCACTGTTCAAAAAATTTGCTCAGCTGATTAAAGAATTAGAATGTGATGTTTGCAATGATGAATGGTGGTCACTTACTTTTCATGAAGATGCTTTGAGTACatctgaaatgtcagtcccataaagggtcaaagcagtggtcaaaaattgatggataagtgtcttgaaacctccctcttgaaggaattcaagtcataggaaggtggaaatacagaagcaggcagggagttccagagtttaccagagaaagggatgaatgattgagaatactggttaactcttgcgttagagaggtggacagaataggggtgagagaaagaagaaagtcttgtgcagtgaggccgcagaaggaggggaggcatgcagttagcaagatcagaagagcagttagcatgaaaatagcagtaaaagacagctagatatgcaacattacggcggtgagaaagaggctgaagacagtcagttagaggagaggagttgatgagacgaaaagcttttgattccaccctgtctagaagagcagtatgagtggaacccccccagacatgtgaagcatactccatacatggacggataaggcccacgtacagagttagcagctgggggggtgagaaaaactggcggagacgtctcagaccacctaacttcatagaagctgttttagctagagatgagatgtgaagtttccagttcagattataagtaaaggacagaccaaggatgttcagtgtagaagaggggacagttgagtgtcattgaagaagaggggatagttgtctggaaggttgtgtcgagttgatagatggaggaattgagtttttgaggcattgaacaataccaagtttgctctgccccaatcagaaattttggaaagatcagaagtcaggtgttctgtggcttccctgcgtgatatgtttacctcctgaagggttgcacgtctatgaaaagacgtggaaaagtgcagggtggtatcatcagcgtaggagtggataagacaagaagtttggtttagaagatcattaatgaataataagaagagagtgggtgacagaacgctgaggaacaccactgttaatagatttaggagaagaacagtgactgtctaccacagcagcaatagaatggtcagaaaggaaacttgagatgaagttacagagagaaggatagaaaccgtaggaggatagtttggaaatgaaagctttttgccagactctatcaaaagcttgtgatgtgtccaaggcaacaggaaaagtttcaccaaaatctctaaaagaggatgacaggatgaccaagactcagtaaggaaagccagaatatcaccagtagagcggccttgacggaacccatactggcgatcagatagaaggttgtgaagtgatagatgtttaagaatctccctgttgaggatagattcaaaaactttagataggcaggaaattaaagcaataggacggtagtttgagggattagaacggtcaccctttttaggaacaggttgaatgtaggcaaacttccagcaagaaggaaaggtagatgttgacagacagagctgaaagagtttgactaggcaaggtgcaagcacggaggcacagtttcggagaacaataggagggaccccatcaggtccataagccttctgagggtttaggccagcgagggcatggaagacatcattgcaaagaattttaataggtggcatgaagtagtcagagggtggaggagagggaggag from Scylla paramamosain isolate STU-SP2022 unplaced genomic scaffold, ASM3559412v1 Contig27, whole genome shotgun sequence harbors:
- the LOC135097650 gene encoding uncharacterized protein LOC135097650 isoform X2 → MCCFCKSLRRTQVKSSLRCDPWNSIHKWFIKVDAVLSVLSPQLLRQIQNRDFSREIQNRDFSRESEWEKRYNRFAHSMMLDQHVEYGSKNGFCRAVCPARFPEERCQRSDAFTHAVFTTMEECPHFQDLTVKRFLKTLLEHNRRDILSKPEKFVRLS
- the LOC135097650 gene encoding uncharacterized protein LOC135097650 isoform X1, with the translated sequence MCCFCKSLRRTQVKSSLRCDPWNSIHKWFIKVDAVLSVLSPQLLRQIQNRDFSREIQNRDFSRESEWEKRYNRFAHSMMLDQHVEYGSKNGFCRAVCPARFPEERCQRSDAFTHAVFTTMEECPHFQDLTVKRFLKTLLEHNRRDILSKPEKFVRLKPGSDAAKTFTLSIQRDPQVLVVESCLDSVMASSQGSSQRWW